TCCCAGACTCCCTACTGTTGTTTTTGGCCCTATGCAATTCATGCTCCACCCAGCTACAAGTATTattctttaaagttaaaatcaGACTACAGCACTGCCCTGGCTAAAACCTCTCAGTGGCTTTCCACTgctctcagaataaaatccaaacttcctTCTCTGGGAGTGAGaggaacagctcagtggtggattagctctgcacgaggtcctgagttcaatccccggtaccttcattaaaaataaacaagtaaatcaaCCTAATACCCACCAcccccaaataaaaaacaaacctccCTTCTCTGAATCTGGCATTGCTCACTGCTTTCGCCTTGTCTTAGGCTCTTCACCTGTTCTTTCCAGCCAGTTAGTCTACAACACCCAAGCTCATTCTTTGCTGagggtttttatattttttgcctTTGCTGGGGAATATTCTTCGCCAgttctttttatgactgattCCTTGTTGTCCTGTATGTTTCACTGTAAATGCCAGCTGACCACTGTGTCTAAAATAGTTCTCTCTGGTAGTGCCTTCTGTATTTTAGAATGCTCATTACAGGCTGTTCTGTACCTTGTTTGTGGTCTGTTTCCACGCCAGCATGTAAATTCTGGGAGGACAGGGACCATGTTCATGCGCTCTTCCCTTTGCTTAATAGAacgcctagcacatagtaggtgcagaataaatgtttgttaaaagaaCAGTTGATCTGATGATGGGCCCTACATGCTTGAACGTACAATCTCCTGAGAGAATGCAGAGAACTGTGCCAGGTGGGGCTACTGCAAATTCAGGCTTCCACATGGAGCAGGGTGCTTGGGGGTGCCTGGTAAACCTACTTCCTTTCTTGGTCAGCTCCCCTCCTGCTTCGTAGGTCTGCTTTTCCAAACCTTCTCTGCCCTGTGAAGCCCTGGTTTCCCTGcctctggttttgttttcctcctcctttcattTTACACACAGCTACCagaatacttttcttctttttttaaaaacacattttatgttGTAGTTCTCTCTCATCCATTTATTGACTCATAAGTGTTGACTGTTGTGTGCTAAGAACCATCAAACACTGAGGAAACAGTGGCAAGCGAACAGCAGTCCCTGCTTCATTCTTGTGGGAAGTTGGATCTAATGCAGTAACCACCCAGAGTTGTAAACATAACATGCATTCAGTGCTCACTCAAGCACTGTTTTATGTGCTTTGTGTATATAAAGTCATTTCATCCTCACGAGAGCCCTGTTAGTACAGATACCGGTTCTACAGAGGGGTAGAGAGGTTAAATGCTCAAAGTCCTGGCTAGCAGGTGCCAGAGCagagcccaccctcctccccactcgtGTGTCTTTGTGTAACCACAAACTGCTGAGAGGTTTGAAAAGAAAGTTGAGGGTTCCATGAGGAGTTTGACTGGGGGACCTaactttggtttccttttttttgtgCCTGTGACCTAACTTTGGGATGAAAGATGTGGCCTTGTAGCGAGCTGAAAAGTGTTCTATGGTTCTGGGGCGGAACGTGCTTGGCACCGGGGAGGGCCGAGGACTGGAGGGGAGTCTTGTCAGATGGGGGCTCTGTTTAGGGTTAGGGTTTTTTTCTAAGAGTGGCTGAAGCCTGTTAGGGTTCTGAGTGGGGTGAGGTAATCTACCTCAGATCTTAAGACAAGCGCTAGCTGGCGTGTGAGGAGGTGAGTGGAAGGCAGGAGAATCCAGTTAGTGCTGGCGGCAGGCCAGAGGTGAGGCTGGCTGAGCGAGAGTCCGGGCACTGTGGAGAGGAGCCGGCTGGCAGGATGAAGCGGAACATGGGATCGGCGTGACCTGGGCAGAGGTTGGACAGGGACTGTGAGAGAAGGCGAGAAGGAGCTAAGAGCCCAGGTCTCTAGTGGGTGGCTGGGCGGGCGGGCAGTGGACAGCTAGAGAGCAGTGTGAACCTGTTGAGTGAGAGTTCCGATTAAGACATCCCAGTGGAGTTTGAAGAAGGCAGTTGGACGTAAGGGTTGGGCTTCAGTGGGAGGTCCAACCTGGAGTGTGCATTTAGGAGTCGTTACAAGGTGAATGGAATGTGAGGTCCTGGGAGCGTTGGAGGAAAGGGCCACCTCCTCAGCTCAGAGCCCGGGAGGCCTGgcttccctctccttctgtcccctccctgcacGTCCACACATCCAGGATGCTCTGCACTCCCCCGGACCGGTGTgctcctgtttcctctccttcccagacTGACCTCGCAGACTCCCTCTGTCCTCAGGAACGTGTGCCAGAGTGgggccccagccccgcctctCTCCCAGCACGCCCTTTGCTTTGGACGTGTTTGCGTGATACTTGTTTTCCTAACTAGTTGAGTCCTGTGTCTGCTGAGTGCCTTTGTGTGGTGGCCGCTCTTCCCGAAAGgcctttccctccccctgccccgggAGCAGGCTCTCCCGTCTGTCTCAGCCCCGACACCACCACTTTGTTCATCACACCGTGACTGGACTAGAGGCTGGAGTTACCCTAACATTGCTCACAGTcccctgggggaggagagacCCCCAACAGTGTGACAGGACCACCCAGATAGGGCAGCAAGGCCTAAGGCATGTCCGAGGGAGACTGAAGAGTTTATAGTGGGcatggctgggggtgggtgttCCAGGCAGATGGAGATCAAAGGTGAAGAGCTTGAAAACCATGTTGGGCCTTCAAAGTATTGACCCCGAGAAGAgtaggggaggggccaggctgtgGGGAAGACCCTGAGTTACAGGTGGAGATAAAGTCTGGGGACAGTGGCATCTCAGTGGCGGTACCTAGTGGGCAGCAGCTGATGAGAGAGCTGGTCTAGATGGGCTTGGAAACTGTTGGCATACAGTCGGTGGACACAGACATTTAATGGGTGGTTACAAATGGGACTCGGGAGGCTGGGAGAGTTGGATGCTGCAGAGAACAGAGGGCTCACTTGAAagcatttcctgagttttttgCTCAGAGGATTGAGATCCCAGTGTTTTATCTCTGTCTGCCTCACCCTAGAGGCTCCCCAGTCCTTCTCCCAGGGTGGGGGTCTTCCTGCCAGTCTGCCCAACTTGGCCTCGACTAGGAGGGACGCGGTATGGAGCACCTCCAGAGAGGAGCTGGTGTGTAGCTCTGGTTGTTTGTGGATGATGCACTCTAGGGGCCTCCCTCTTCCAAAACACCAGGTCTCGGAGGTCACAGGAAGTAGGGGAAATCATGGAGATCTGTCTTTCTGTCCCCCAAAGTGGACAACTCGTGAGTCCCAAACAGCCAGAGCTGTCAGTCTGAGGGCTGCTCTTGGGACCCGTCAGGGAGAGGTATGTGTAGACTCGCTTCCCACCACCCTGCTCTTGTGTCTTGCAGCTGGACCAGATCTGCATCTCTTTTGATGAAggcaaaaccacaatgaacttCACTGAGGCCGCACTGCTGATCCAGGGCTCCGCCTGTGTTTACAGTAAGAAGGTGGGTCCCACTGGCCCTTGGTCTTGGCATTTTAGTATCCAATGGGACCGAGGTCTGTGGTCCTGCTGGGGCAGGTGACAGGCTCCCCATCTCTGACCTGCCTCCTCTATGATTCCTTGCGACCTTTTAATGCCAAAGAACAAGCTTGAATTTAAAATCGCAGGGCTCACTTCCAGACACCCAGCAGTGTACAGGAGAGCCTCATACAACAAAGGCTCACCCAGTCCAAGGTGGCAGGAGTCCGCACTCTGTTGTAGAGTAAGGAAAAGCAGAACCACTGGGGAAAACCAGTGTTTGGGACACGCCCACGAGAAGGAAAGGTCGGAGGAAGGTAACTCAAGAAAAGTCCAGTTGTGGAAGTCAGAGCAACAGGGAATCTCAAGGCtgaagaaaaaagaccaaaaaggTTGAAGTTAATTCGATCCATACAGTAAGGACTTCCAGGTATCTGTGGGGTCTGCAGTGAGAAAGTCGCCAGGGAGTTTAGTGAATGGAGAGCCAGACTGCTGGAGATGGGGGGTAATGAGAGATGAGAAAGGACACAGTAAATGTGGGTTCCTCTTGAGAAATTTTactgaaagggagggaagagattGGGTGGTAACTAAAGCAGTGGCTCTCCACCCAGGCTCCAGTTGGGATGGCTACCAGGGCCTGGACCGCACCCAACAGAGTAAAGCAGATCCAGAatcccgggggtggggggcacacaGGCAGGTAGCAGGATTTCTTGAAATATCCTCAGTGACGGCCAGGAGCGAAAACCACAGAGCTAGGGGTGGCTGGCCTGGGTtggggggacagggaaggggagcagggagaggaaaatGGGTGAGACAGAGTCCCAGGGTCAGGGATCTGGGCTGACCGGCTTGCCTTGAAGAGGGAAAGACACCTCCTCTCAAGACACAGGGGAGACGAATGTCTATGTAGCAAAGTTGGGCACCGGCTCTGGGGGTTCATGCCAAAGGTCCTGGTCTTCATGATGGAGAATGTAAGTCAACTACTGACCATCAGTGACTGGATAGAAATTTGGAGAGTGAAGTTTGGCAAaagttcaacatttttttttttgctgagggGAATGCAAAATAAAAGGTTAATGGAAAGCATTGCTAGTCTGGGGAAGAGCCCATGCACCATGCTGTCTGCACGGGGACCAGTGGCCACATTTATGAGACTTCCCTCCAGCAGTGCTCAGCTGCCCCGAGTATGAGAGCGAGGATTGTGGACCACAGTGCTGGTCCAAAACTGGCATCtagttggggggtggggactAAAAGGTGCCCAGGAGGGGAGAGTTCAGGAGTGTACTGAGGAGCTTGGTAGTGGGGTCCCAACCAGACAGGAGGGAAAGTAGCCCATGTGTGTGGGGTGGAGTGGACCTACCTCGGCACCAGGAGACATCAAGACAGTCTGAGATTTCGTTGGTGTTTGTCCTGCATAATTCCATGAAGTCAGATTCCTGTATCTTGTGCTTGTCTTAAGGAGGAGTGTCTACAACTAACTTTGAAAGCAGAAAACGTAAGGTGAACTGATAGACAAATATGTGGTGAAACAAGTGTAGTGACACGTTAGCATGGGGTCTGCAAGGCGTGTGTGAGGTGTGCAGGCCGTAGTCAGCACTGACCAGTGGGCTTTCTGGGGGGATGGAAGTATGATCTGTGCTGTCATGTATGTGTGCTCCTGAGCCCCTGAGACATGGCCAGTGTGACGGAAGAGTCTTGAGTTTTACTCACTTTAAATTAAACTTGAATCGATAAAGCCACACGTGGCTGAGGCTGCTGTGTTCGGTAGTGCAGCGCTGGACTCCTGCACCCCCGGGCGCAGGTCCCTGGGCTCCCACAGACCGAGGTTACCTTGTTTCCGAGTCTCAGTTGACCCTCGTGCACAGTGAGAATAGCAAGAGCTGGTGACTCGGACAGATGAGATGAGACGAAGCAGAGGCCCGTGTGTGTCGCAGACACCTGCAGAAGCGCATGTGTATTGTTTCTGGCACGTGGGATCTGTGGGTCAGGTTTTGCTCGCTATTGTGTTAGGCATGTCAGCCTGGAGGGAGTAGCCCAGAGGCAGCCCTTATCCCTGCCCTACTGGTGAGTGCTTTGTGGTCAGGATCTGGAAAATCCCAACCCTCACCCTGACAGTGGGGCATCCCAGACTGTGGCTGGAGCTGTGCTGGGGCCAGTGGAGACTCACAGgtgcccctgggagggggaggcggcAGGCTGAGCCTGCAGGGGCAGTGCATGGGGTGCTGGCTGGGGGCAGCACGGAtgcaggctgcaggcaggctggTTGGGGTGCCTAGAGGGAGGGCACACAGGGCTGCGTTTGGAGCGGGGTGGGTGCCATGCACTGCAGTGGCCACGCCTGCTGCTGCTGTGTGGTGTGAGGGGACAGAAGAGGAGCAGCAGGGAGCTTCGGCCCTCAGTTCTGATGAAATGTACTGGTTCAATTGAAGAAGTGCTTTTGGCAGCCAGATTGGGTGGAATTGTGCTGGAGGTTTTGGAGAGGGCCCTGAGCATTTTGGGCGGGACCCTCTGTTCTGCGTCCTCAAGTCTTACTTATGGTTGGCAGGTGGAATACCTCTACTCGCTGGTCTACCAGGCTCTCGATTTCATCTCCGGCAAGAAGTGAGTACTAGAAGCACACGGCAGGAGATGGGGCCTGCGTGTCTGCTGTGTGTGGGGCGGGGAGGTCCTGCAGCCTCAGTGATGCTCACACGCTGACTCTCTCTCAGGCGGGCCAAGCAGCTCTCCTCTGCCCGGGAAGACGGGGCCGACGGGGATGGCAGCTCTAGGGCCCCCAGGGAGGAGGATGAGGTGAGATTTTTGGGGTGCGTGGCGTTGGCCGCTGCACCTGCTGGGCACACCCCTGAGCTCTTGGTCTCCCCACAGTTCCTGTTGCTGGATGACCTCCCCGAATCCCGCACTAACGTGGATCTGAGGGGTGATCAGGCCCCCAGTGTGAGTGCCCCTCCCCTGTGGGTGGGGGCCACACTTAGCTGATGGGGGTGTTGGAAGGTGGTGTCGTGCACATGGGCTCCCTGCCCAGATCCACGGCCCACCTGTTCTCGGCCTCTGTGCAGGACACCCTCATCGTCCCCCTCCTGCCTATGGCCCTGGTAGCCCCGGATGAGATGGAGAAGAACAGTAACCCCCTATACAGGTGGGGGCCTGAGCCCAGTGGGCGGGGGCTGGGGTATGCTGGGAGGGGGCTCTACTGCCTGTGTTTCTGCTAGCACAGCTGTCATGGGGAGGTCCTGGCCAGCCGGAAGGATTTCAGGATGAATAcgtgcaccccccaccccggagGAGCCTTCATGTTGGAGCCAGGGGGCATGTCCCCTATGGAGGCCCTGCTGCCGAGGGACCAGAAGTGTGAGGCTTGGGCACCAGGGGCCTGGTGGGAAGGCAGGGTCTTTGGGGTGGGCTATTTGTCAGGTACCCTGTGCTCACCAGCTCTGGATCTGGGAGTCCCTCCCTCACCGGGCACCCACTCTGAAGACAGGGCCCCTTTGCCCATCTTTGCCCACAGCCAGTTCCGTCCCAGGGTGCCTGAGTCCTGCACCTGCGctgtgctcccctccccagccctggctctgccggGCCCCTGGGAGGGGCCTTCTGCAGGGGAGTTGGGCCTACCCCGTTCAATCCCCCGTCTTTCCTAGTGGCTGGGAGGGCTGAGGAGCAGCCAATGGAAGTCTCTGTGTGCAGAAGTCTGGCCCCTGTACTCAGCGTCTCCCAGGAGCCAGGTGAGGAGAGAGCTCCCTGGTGGACTTGTGGGTGGGAGTAGGGGGACTCTGCTTGGGGTTGCACTCAGGCAGCCCagcctgcccacctctgcccccttGTTGAGGGTGAGGCATTGGGGCAGGCCTCTGAGGTTTggacccaccccctcctctccaggcagACATAGGTGGCAgcatttaaagaggaaaatttcTAACGCATAAAATGAACCAAATGAGACGCAGCAGCAGATGAGAGTGTAACATGCTCTGCTGTTCTCTCTGGTTCTGACAGATGCAGCTGAGGGGGAGGCAGCTCCCCATTTGCTGTCTGGTCTTCAGGCTCCCTGGGACTGACCAGTTTCTTGCTTCCCTGCCCAGGCACCTCTCTGGAAGGCCCAGTGCCTGGATATAGGGATGACGAAGAGGATGCAGAGGGGGCGGCAGTGCTCCCTGAGGCCGTGGCCCCCGAGGTCCCTATggagccccaggagcccaggagtCCAGAGCAGGTGGGACCCACAGTGAGGCCTGCCAAGCTTCAGCCCTCAGCCAGGCCAGCCCTGGCGGGGGGCAGCCACGCTTATCCAGGAAAGGCAATCCCATGGTCTCTGCCCCACTCTGCCTCTCTGGTCCTTGCACACCAGGGCAGTGGGTGTGTCCTTCAGCCACCCTGGACTGGTCCTGCACCCAGCCCTTTTGAGCGGTGGCTTTCatgtccctcccttctctgagcaGCTGCTGCTTCTCATGCCCTCTGGTGCTCTTGGCTGCTCCTCTGAGTGGCAGCTGGCCTTGAGCTGACGCCCCTGAGGTCAGGCTGGCCGGCACCAAGgggcctgcctccctctccccccgaGGGTCAGCTCTGTGCCCTAGCCTAGAGCTAAGAAATCTTTTTGTTCGTTATAAGAAAAAACCTTGTTACgctcaggagaaactattaacaTTTGATAACTTTGGTTAGTAGATGCATAGatgtttatcatatttttttttttgtattttttttgagaaaaagtaCCCCATGATCACTAATTTACTAGTTTGTGTGTTCTCTTAACGTTTTTCCTAgaatttttgctttagttttgtCACTGAACTACTTGAacttcctgccccacctccagggtCCCTGCAGGGTTCTTGGTGTctggcccagagcagagctgCTATGGCgggggggggtgggtggtggtggtttgCTGGAGCctcaggtggaggagagaggggaatcCAGGCATTTCTCTGCAGGGCATCACCCGGCCCAGGAAGTGCCTGCTGCGGGAGCCTGCCTCCCGGCTGAAGGTGAGGGGTCGTGGGGTCTGGACCCCAGGGAGGGCATGCGTGCTTGAGGCCCACAACCCACCGCCTCACTGCTGCCAGCGCTCTTGGATGCCAGGCTCCTAGCCTGAGGCCCTGCGCCTGGCTTGTGAGGAATATTCCTTGCCTCATAATTGAACTTCGCTTGGGCATCTCTCTCCCTGTGTGTCCAGACTGGGGGAGGGTTCCTGTCTACCATATTCTCGTGTCTGCTTGTGCTCTGTGCTCAGGAGACCCCAGACCCCTGGCAGGGCCTGGACCCCTTCGACTCCCTGGACTCTAAGCCCTTCAGGAAAGGTAACTGGGGGAGGGGCACTCCCTTTGGGCACCCGAGTGGGGCTCACTTGGCCTGCATGGAGGCTGGGGCTCCTAGGGCATGTGGGCACAGTGGCCTGCCCTGGGCCATGGTTGTGCTCTAAGACTGTCTGCCTGCCCCCAGGTAGGCCCTACTCCGTGCCCCCCTGTGTGGAGGCGGCTCCGGGACAGAAGCGCAAGAGGAAGGGCACGGCCAAGCTGCAGGACTTCCACCAGTGGTACCTGGCTGCCTGTGCGTGGGGctgtgggcctgggcctgggccagggctgaGGGTCCAGGTGTGGCTTGCGGGCCATTGGCTTAACTCCTGCTGACCCAGTCCTCTTGTAGATGCTGACCACGCTGACAGCAGGAGTCCCCGGCGGAAGGGCCCCTCCTTTGCAGGTGAGGTGGGGGCCTTCTGTGTGCTCTCCTGGGGGATGAGGGCCCCacactctgccccctcccctcagcccaggAATACCCGAGGCCCTGGGTGGACTAGGGTGGACCCAGGCGGGTTGTGGGAGCCCCCTCTCACAAGGCCTTTGTGTGCAGACATGGAGGATCTGTACTGGAGGCACGTGAAGGAGCAACTGGAGACCCTGCGGAagctgcagaggagggaggcaagTACTGGCCACTGTCTAGACCACACTTGGCCCCACTGGTGGGAGACAGCAGTGCCTCTCAGATGCTCTCTCTGTACAGGTGGCTGAGCGGTGGCCGCCAAGGACCGAGGAGGGGCTATGGCCTGCGGAGGAGGACCGCCTGGAGGACTCCTTAGAGGATCTGGGAGTGGCAGGTGGGCACCTACTGGGGCAGGCCAGGTCGGGACTCAGCACCTGCTGCCGGCTGACCGGCTTCCTGCTGGGGTCCTCTGCTCCCAACAGGTGACTTTCTAGAGCCTGAGGAGTATGCAGAGCCTGAGGGGGCAAAGCCCGAGGAAGATGGAGACCTAGGTAGGTCTGGGAGTGGGCTGCTGGCTGGCGGGCCATGAGGGGCTCTGAAAACGGGAGGAAGGAGAGGTTGTGGCTCACAGCTGCCCACTGTCCAGAAGCAGAAGCCATGCCGGCGTCCCTGAGCTATGAGGAACTGGTCCGAAGGAATGTGGTAGGCCCAGGTGGGagctgtggggagtggggagaggggccccTGCACAGAAGGCGATACAGCCCCTGGCCCGCCCCTAGGAGCTCTTCATCACCACGTCTCAGAAGTTTGtccaggagacagagctgagcCAGCGCATCAGGGAGTGGGAAGACACCATCCAGCCCCTGCTCCAGGAGCAGGTGAGGTGGGCTGGTTGGGCCTCTGGCTGAGAACAGGAGCATCCCACTGCCTGGTGGGCTAGCCCCAGGACTGTGCCCCTCCCTTTTGCAGGAGCAGCACATGCCTTTTGACATCCACACCTATGGGGACCAGGTGGTCTCAAGGTTCAGGCAACTCAACCAGTGGTGTCCCTTTGCGGAGTTGGTGGCCGGGCAGCCTGCCTTCGAGGTGTGTCGCTCCATGCTGGCCTCCCTGCAGCTGGTGAGTGGCCTAGGAgcctgtgtgtggggagggtggtCCCTGGTCTCTGCTGATATGTTGTCCCTCCAGGCCAACGACCACACGGTGGAGATCACCCAGCAGCCGGGGCTGGAGGCAGCTGTGGACACCATGTCCCTGAGACTGCTCACATACCAGCGGGCCCACAAGCGCTTCCAGACGTATGCCGCCCCCTCCATGGCCCAGCCCTGAGCAGGGAGCACTGAGACCAGGAGTAGGCCCTGGAGCCCTGTCTGCCACGGTGCTGGGCATGCATCTGCTCACCTCGCCTTGCTTCCTGGCTGGCCCAGCCTAATAAAGTGTTGCCATCCCACCAACCCCTTAAAAAACCTTTACAAAACTGTTCTGTGTGGAGGAAAGGGCTGGCCATCTCCTGCACCTCAGGGAGCAACCAGGTCCTGAGCCCCTTTTCTGCACTGGCCTCTGAAGGCTGCTGGTACAGACCACACGCACACACTACTGGGTCACATCCCTTTAATGACCCTGCTCAGTGCAGGACGCTGCGGAAGGCAGCCATGTGGCGCCGCACGCTGTCTGCAATCTGCTCAGCTGACCTGGCCCTGCTGTAATAGTCTGTGAAGAGGCCGTCAGGGCTGAGCAAATAGATGGCGATGGAGTGGTCCACAATGTAATCCTGGTCCTCGTCCTTGGGGCCAGCGCTGTAGTACACGCGGTAGCTGCGGCTGACCTCGGCAATCTGCTCAGCTGAGCCAGTCAGGCCCAGCAGCCTTGGGTGGAAGTCCTGCACGTAGCGGGCCATGGCGGCCACGTCATCCCGCTCAGGGTCCA
This sequence is a window from Camelus ferus isolate YT-003-E chromosome 12, BCGSAC_Cfer_1.0, whole genome shotgun sequence. Protein-coding genes within it:
- the NCAPH2 gene encoding condensin-2 complex subunit H2 isoform X3, which produces MEDVEARFAHLLQPIRDLTKNWEVDVAAQLGEYLEELDQICISFDEGKTTMNFTEAALLIQGSACVYSKKVEYLYSLVYQALDFISGKKRAKQLSSAREDGADGDGSSRAPREEDEFLLLDDLPESRTNVDLRGDQAPSDTLIVPLLPMALVAPDEMEKNSNPLYSCHGEVLASRKDFRMNTCTPHPGGAFMLEPGGMSPMEALLPRDQKLAGRAEEQPMEVSVCRSLAPVLSVSQEPGTSLEGPVPGYRDDEEDAEGAAVLPEAVAPEVPMEPQEPRSPEQGITRPRKCLLREPASRLKETPDPWQGLDPFDSLDSKPFRKGRPYSVPPCVEAAPGQKRKRKGTAKLQDFHQWYLAAYADHADSRSPRRKGPSFADMEDLYWRHVKEQLETLRKLQRREVAERWPPRTEEGLWPAEEDRLEDSLEDLGVAGDFLEPEEYAEPEGAKPEEDGDLAAHCPEAEAMPASLSYEELVRRNVELFITTSQKFVQETELSQRIREWEDTIQPLLQEQEQHMPFDIHTYGDQVVSRFRQLNQWCPFAELVAGQPAFEVCRSMLASLQLANDHTVEITQQPGLEAAVDTMSLRLLTYQRAHKRFQTYAAPSMAQP
- the NCAPH2 gene encoding condensin-2 complex subunit H2 isoform X2, encoding MEDVEARFAHLLQPIRDLTKNWEVDVAAQLGEYLEELDQICISFDEGKTTMNFTEAALLIQGSACVYSKKVEYLYSLVYQALDFISGKKRAKQLSSAREDGADGDGSSRAPREEDEFLLLDDLPESRTNVDLRGDQAPSDTLIVPLLPMALVAPDEMEKNSNPLYSCHGEVLASRKDFRMNTCTPHPGGAFMLEPGGMSPMEALLPRDQKLAGRAEEQPMEVSVCRSLAPVLSVSQEPGTSLEGPVPGYRDDEEDAEGAAVLPEAVAPEVPMEPQEPRSPEQGITRPRKCLLREPASRLKTGGGFLSTIFSCLLVLCAQETPDPWQGLDPFDSLDSKPFRKGRPYSVPPCVEAAPGQKRKRKGTAKLQDFHQWYLAAYADHADSRSPRRKGPSFADMEDLYWRHVKEQLETLRKLQRREVAERWPPRTEEGLWPAEEDRLEDSLEDLGVAGDFLEPEEYAEPEGAKPEEDGDLEAEAMPASLSYEELVRRNVELFITTSQKFVQETELSQRIREWEDTIQPLLQEQEQHMPFDIHTYGDQVVSRFRQLNQWCPFAELVAGQPAFEVCRSMLASLQLANDHTVEITQQPGLEAAVDTMSLRLLTYQRAHKRFQTYAAPSMAQP
- the NCAPH2 gene encoding condensin-2 complex subunit H2 isoform X6, with the translated sequence MEDVEARFAHLLQPIRDLTKNWEVDVAAQLGEYLEELDQICISFDEGKTTMNFTEAALLIQGSACVYSKKVEYLYSLVYQALDFISGKKRAKQLSSAREDGADGDGSSRAPREEDEFLLLDDLPESRTNVDLRGDQAPSDTLIVPLLPMALVAPDEMEKNSNPLYSCHGEVLASRKDFRMNTCTPHPGGAFMLEPGGMSPMEALLPRDQKLAGRAEEQPMEVSVCRSLAPVLSVSQEPGTSLEGPVPGYRDDEEDAEGAAVLPEAVAPEVPMEPQEPRSPEQGITRPRKCLLREPASRLKVGPTPCPPVWRRLRDRSARGRARPSCRTSTSGTWLPMLTTLTAGVPGGRAPPLQTWRICTGGT
- the NCAPH2 gene encoding condensin-2 complex subunit H2 isoform X4 → MEDVEARFAHLLQPIRDLTKNWEVDVAAQLGEYLEELDQICISFDEGKTTMNFTEAALLIQGSACVYSKKVEYLYSLVYQALDFISGKKRAKQLSSAREDGADGDGSSRAPREEDEFLLLDDLPESRTNVDLRGDQAPSDTLIVPLLPMALVAPDEMEKNSNPLYSCHGEVLASRKDFRMNTCTPHPGGAFMLEPGGMSPMEALLPRDQKLAGRAEEQPMEVSVCRSLAPVLSVSQEPGTSLEGPVPGYRDDEEDAEGAAVLPEAVAPEVPMEPQEPRSPEQGITRPRKCLLREPASRLKETPDPWQGLDPFDSLDSKPFRKGRPYSVPPCVEAAPGQKRKRKGTAKLQDFHQWYLAAYADHADSRSPRRKGPSFADMEDLYWRHVKEQLETLRKLQRREVAERWPPRTEEGLWPAEEDRLEDSLEDLGVAGDFLEPEEYAEPEGAKPEEDGDLEAEAMPASLSYEELVRRNVELFITTSQKFVQETELSQRIREWEDTIQPLLQEQEQHMPFDIHTYGDQVVSRFRQLNQWCPFAELVAGQPAFEVCRSMLASLQLANDHTVEITQQPGLEAAVDTMSLRLLTYQRAHKRFQTYAAPSMAQP
- the NCAPH2 gene encoding condensin-2 complex subunit H2 isoform X1 — protein: MEDVEARFAHLLQPIRDLTKNWEVDVAAQLGEYLEELDQICISFDEGKTTMNFTEAALLIQGSACVYSKKVEYLYSLVYQALDFISGKKRAKQLSSAREDGADGDGSSRAPREEDEFLLLDDLPESRTNVDLRGDQAPSDTLIVPLLPMALVAPDEMEKNSNPLYSCHGEVLASRKDFRMNTCTPHPGGAFMLEPGGMSPMEALLPRDQKLAGRAEEQPMEVSVCRSLAPVLSVSQEPGTSLEGPVPGYRDDEEDAEGAAVLPEAVAPEVPMEPQEPRSPEQGITRPRKCLLREPASRLKTGGGFLSTIFSCLLVLCAQETPDPWQGLDPFDSLDSKPFRKGRPYSVPPCVEAAPGQKRKRKGTAKLQDFHQWYLAAYADHADSRSPRRKGPSFADMEDLYWRHVKEQLETLRKLQRREVAERWPPRTEEGLWPAEEDRLEDSLEDLGVAGDFLEPEEYAEPEGAKPEEDGDLAAHCPEAEAMPASLSYEELVRRNVELFITTSQKFVQETELSQRIREWEDTIQPLLQEQEQHMPFDIHTYGDQVVSRFRQLNQWCPFAELVAGQPAFEVCRSMLASLQLANDHTVEITQQPGLEAAVDTMSLRLLTYQRAHKRFQTYAAPSMAQP
- the NCAPH2 gene encoding condensin-2 complex subunit H2 isoform X5; amino-acid sequence: MEDVEARFAHLLQPIRDLTKNWEVDVAAQLGEYLEELDQICISFDEGKTTMNFTEAALLIQGSACVYSKKVEYLYSLVYQALDFISGKKRAKQLSSAREDGADGDGSSRAPREEDEFLLLDDLPESRTNVDLRGDQAPSDTLIVPLLPMALVAPDEMEKNSNPLYSCHGEVLASRKDFRMNTCTPHPGGAFMLEPGGMSPMEALLPRDQKLAGRAEEQPMEVSVCRSLAPVLSVSQEPGTSLEGPVPGYRDDEEDAEGAAVLPEAVAPEVPMEPQEPRSPEQETPDPWQGLDPFDSLDSKPFRKGRPYSVPPCVEAAPGQKRKRKGTAKLQDFHQWYLAAYADHADSRSPRRKGPSFADMEDLYWRHVKEQLETLRKLQRREVAERWPPRTEEGLWPAEEDRLEDSLEDLGVAGDFLEPEEYAEPEGAKPEEDGDLAAHCPEAEAMPASLSYEELVRRNVELFITTSQKFVQETELSQRIREWEDTIQPLLQEQEQHMPFDIHTYGDQVVSRFRQLNQWCPFAELVAGQPAFEVCRSMLASLQLANDHTVEITQQPGLEAAVDTMSLRLLTYQRAHKRFQTYAAPSMAQP